One segment of Daphnia magna isolate NIES linkage group LG2, ASM2063170v1.1, whole genome shotgun sequence DNA contains the following:
- the LOC116919527 gene encoding LOW QUALITY PROTEIN: zygotic DNA replication licensing factor mcm6 (The sequence of the model RefSeq protein was modified relative to this genomic sequence to represent the inferred CDS: deleted 3 bases in 2 codons): MDVAGAQQVQNKVKDDVGQRCQKLFLDFLEGFEVDNEVKYLEKAKELVKPERNTLQVSFQDVEKYNSNLAVTIVAEYYRVYPFLCQAVYSYVKDKAEFNVEKELYISFVDVSSKYKVRDLKTASIGSLFQISGQVIRTHPVHPELVSATFVCLDCQTVIRDVEQQFKYTQPSICRNPVCFNRSRFMLNVNKSRFVDFQKVRIQETQAELPRGCIPRSVEVILRAEAVETAQAGDKCDFTGTLIVVPDVGSISLPGARAESSARKPGEGPESEGVRGLKNLGVRDLNYRLAFLACSVTQSNPMFGGKDLHQEEMTAVDIKNQMSEQDWNRIYNMTQDVNLYDNLIKSLFATIYGNDEIKRGILLMLFGGVPKKTVEHTTLRGDTNVCIVGDPSTAKSQFLKQVAEFTPRAVYTSGKASSAAGLTAAVVRDEESYEFVIEAGALMLADNGVCCIDEFDKMDPRDQVAIHEAMEQQTISITKAGVKATLNARASILAAANPIGGRYDRTKSLKQNVMMTAPIMSRFDLFFILVDECNEVVDYSIARSIVDLHRRNVESIQRVYQTEDIRRYITFARKFQPKLSKEASEYLVNAYRQLRQRDGGSTSSASRITVRQLESLIRLSEAMARMYCVSLVTKDHVKEAYRLLNKSIIRVEEPDIDLEDAEQANISVEQDETNGVPSSEDTDKQTASDATSDSAVKKKISITYESYKAISNLLVMYLRRQEALDETESSRKSALINWYLNEIADEIETEQELTERKLLVERVVSRLIYQDQVIIPLSRTGLAGKEEVTEDEDPLLVVHPNFVLE, from the exons ATGGATGTTGCTGGTGCTCAACAAGTTCAAAATAAAGTAAAGGATGATGTGGGCCAAAGGTGTCAGAAGCTTTTCTTGGATTTCCTAGAAGG TTTTGAAGTTGACAATGAAGTTAAGTATTTGGAAAAGGCTAAAGAACTAGTAAAACCAGAACGCAACACCCTCCAAGTAAGCTTTCAGGATGTAGAAAAATATAACAGCAATTTGGCAGTCACCATAGTAGCGGAATACTACAG AGTTTACCCTTTTCTCTGCCAAGCTGTATACAGCTATGTGAAAGACAAGGCAGAGTtcaatgttgaaaaagaaCTATACATAAGCTTTGTTGATGTTAGCTCAAAATACAAGGTCAGAGATTTAAAGACAGCTAGCATTGGCTCTCTCTTCCAGATCTCTGGCCAGGTGATTCGTACTCACCCAGTTCATCCAGAATTAGTCAGTGCTACCTTTGTTTGTCTTGACTGT CAAACTGTCATAAGAGATGTTGAACAACAATTTAAG TATACACAGCCTTCAATCTGTAGGAATCCAGTGTGCTTTAACAGAAGCAGATTCATGCTAAATGTTAACAAATCCCGGTTTGTTGATTTTCAAAAAGTCCGAATTCAGGAAACCCAAGCCGAACTACCGCGAGGTTGTATTCCACGAAG CGTTGAGGTCATTTTACGAGCCGAAGCCGTGGAAACAGCACAGGCTggcgataaatgtgatttcaCGGGAACGCTTATCGTTGTCCCCGACGTCGGATCAATTTCTCTACCTGGCGCCCGAGCGGAAAGTTCGGCACGAAAACCCGGCGAAGGTCCGGAATCCGAAGGTGTCCGTGGTCTTAAGAACTTGGGTGTTCGTGATCTTAATTATCGATTGGCTTTCCTGGCCTGCAGTGTTACCCAAAGCAATCCTATG TTTGGTGGCAAGGACTTACATCAAGAGGAAATGACAGCTGTAGATATCAAGAATCAAATGTCAGAACAAGATTGGAATCGTATTTACAACATGACCCAGGACGTCAACTTGTATGATAACTTGATTAAAAGTTTGTTTGCCACAATTTACGGCAACGACGAAATCAAGCGAGGTATTCTTCTTATGCTTTTTGGGGGTGTGCCGAAGAAAACTGTTGAGCACACCACGTTGCGTGGAGACACCAACGTCTGCATCGTCGGGGACCCCAGTACAGCAAAGTCACAATTTCTCAAACAG GTTGCTGAATTCACTCCTCGTGCCGTTTACACTTCAGGAAAAGCGTCTAGTGCAGCTGGTTTGACCGCTGCTGTGGTACGAGACGAAGAATCATACGAATTTGTTATTGAAGCTGGAGCACTTATGTTAGCAGACAATGGTGTATGCTGCATCGATGAATTTGACAAGATGGATCCTCGGGACCAGGTTGCTATTCACGAAGCCATGGAACAGCAAACAATCTCGATCACCAAGGCGGGAGTTAAGGCGACACTTAATGCCCGAGCTTCGATCTTGGCAGCTGCTAATCCTATTGGAGGCCGATATGACCGCACAAAATCATTGAAGCAGAACGTGATGATGACGGCGCCTATTATGTCTCGTTTTGATCTCTTCTTCATCTTAGTGGATGAGTGTAACGAGGTGGTTGACTATTCTATCGCCCGCAGCATCGTTGATCTTCACAGGAGGAACGTTGAATCAATCCAGCGTGTGTATCAAACCGAAGATATCCGACGCTACATTACGTTTGCCCGAAAATTCCAGCCGAAGCTCAGTAAAGAGGCTTCTGAATATCTTGTTAATGCATACCGGCAGTTACGTCAACGTGATGGTGGTTCTACATCGTCAGCCTCAAGAATTACCGTACGTCAGCTTGAGAGCTTAATTCGACTATCAGAGGCAATGGCGCGTATGTACTGCGTTAGCCTAGTCACAAAGGACCACGTTAAAGAAGCATATCGTTTACTAAACAAGTCCATTATTCGTGTTGAAGAACCCGACATTGACTTGGAAGACGCTGagcaggcaaacatttcagtTGAACAAGACGAAACTAATGGCGTGCCTTCAAGTGAAGACACTGATAAACAAACAGCTAGCGATGCAACTTCTGATTCGgcagtg aaaaaaaagatttctatCACTTACGAGAGCTATAAAGCCATTTCCAATTTACTCGTCATGTACTTGCGACGACAAGAGGCTTTGGATGAAA CCGAAAGTTCACGTAAAAGTGCTCTTATTAATTGGTATTTGAACGAAATCGCCGATGAGATTGAAACGGAACAGGAATTGACTGAACGGAAACTGCTGGTTGAACGTGTAGTCAGTCGCCTTATTTACCAG gaTCAAGTTATTATTCCATTGAGCCGAACTGGATTAGCTGGTAAGGAAGAAGTAACGGAAGATGAGGATCCTCTCCTTGTTGTGCATCCCAATTTTGTTCTTGAATAA
- the LOC116919528 gene encoding urea transporter 2, whose translation MATKDRRANSLAKVDAITKSNPFFEIIGECRLVHRWLESKSDKSVWLLLKLLDGVFRGFSQVVFANNTLSGLFVIIGLGVADISVCAAGLLAATLATVTASVFNQPWSSISNGLVTYNGVLVGTVTASICPPIVVATNGPAYLSWCLIGFGGVMSALVTSGMANLCKGASLPPMTVPFNLIDLLLFICLPSALTHLAPTVSAQNATTFNLAASNNDSVIVLNATVPVITELELDWIMVLRGSLVSMGQVYAVESIVCSIIMYMGITMFSPMLSIALFGGSLLASVCALGLTDNYGAIYSGLWGYNSALTAGAIAVTFYIPTLLSVFNAAMAIVFTAAAQRAFGLVLAPAGLPILTIPFVVTSSMFLAVTSGAGFERLIKAPDGRPPEHQRRRYKKSTIQSEACDV comes from the exons ATGGCCACCAAAGACCGACGCGCAAACAGCCTCGCTAAA GTTGACGCGATTACCAAATCGAACCCTTTTTTTGAGATTATCGGAGAATGTCGCCTA GTGCACAGATGGCTGGAAAGCAAATCAGATAAGTCCGtgtggctgctgctgaaacTTCTCGATGGTGTATTCCGAGGATTCTCTCAA GTAGTTTTTGCCAATAATACCTTAAGTGGACTTTTCGTTATTATTGGCTTGGGCGTGGCCGATATTTCCGTTTGTGCAGCTGGACTATTAGCTGCTACCTTAGCAACTGTAACGGCATCG GTATTCAACCAACCTTGGAGCTCAATCAGTAATGGCTTGGTGACCTACAACGGCGTGTTGGTTGGAACTGTTACAGCCAGCATTTGCCCACCTATCGTGGTGGCAACTAATGGACCTGCTTACCTTTCTTGGTGTTTAATAGGATTCGGTGGAGTAATGAG TGCTTTAGTCACCTCCGGCATGGCAAATTTGTGTAAAGGCGCATCACTTCCGCCGATGACGGTTCCCTTCAATCTCATAGACCTCTTGCTATTCATTTGTCTACCGTCGGCTCTGACGCATCTTGCACCTACTGTCTCAGCGCAGAATGCTACCACATTTAATTTGGCTGCGTCTAATAATGACAGTGTGATAGTCCTGAATGCTACGGTGCCTGTAATCACGGAATTAGAGCTGGATTGGATAATG GTATTACGCGGTAGTTTAGTGTCAATGGGACAAGTCTACGCGGTCGAAAGCATAGTTTGTTCAATCATCATGTACATGGGTATAACCATGTTTTCTCCGATGCTTTCGATTGCTCTGTTCGGGGGTTCACTTTTAGCTTCAGTCTGTG CACTTGGGCTTACCGACAATTATGGCGCAATTTATTCCGGACTTTGGGGTTACAATTCGGCGCTAACTGCAGGAGCTATCGCAGTCACCTTTTACATTCCCACTTTGCTATCAGTTTTTAATGCGGCTATGGCTATCGTTTTCACAGCGGCTGCCCAGCGCGCATTTGGTCTGGTACTGGCACCG GCTGGATTACCTATTTTGACAATTCCCTTCGTGGTTACTAGTTCAATGTTTTTAGCCGTCACAAGCGGAGCCGGATTTGAGAGATTAATCAAGGCTCCCGACGGAAGGCCTCCAGAACATCAGCGAAGAAGATACAAAAAGTCGACTATTCAGAGCGAAGCATGTGATGTTTAA